Proteins from one Salmo salar chromosome ssa07, Ssal_v3.1, whole genome shotgun sequence genomic window:
- the mcat gene encoding malonyl-CoA-acyl carrier protein transacylase, mitochondrial, protein MHINVVVLRKGVSVNMRGATLLNMMTPSITELRSFPFLCRKVSNNPHQHGSQNGTQTSPETKDQLVENEPTEEEQRRPKKKPSECSVLLFPGQGSQFVGMGRGLLKYRNVKDMFAVAQKILGYDLLSLCLDGPEEELMKTVHCQPAVFVTSLAAVERLNHENPAAIENCVAAAGFSVGEFAALVFSGAMDFAEALYVVKVRAEAMQKASELIPSGMLSVMGRPQAKYKHACLQAREHCLSLGIKEPVCSVANYLFPDGRVIAGHKEALDFLQQNSRKLHFLRARPLPVSGAFHTALMESATEPLRDVLRQVEVRRPEINVYSNVDAKRYMHEGHVRRQLAKQLVSPVKWEQTLHEVFERTQGQSFPHTYEVGPGKQLGATLQKCNMKAYKSYTHVDVTTHDD, encoded by the exons ATGCACATTAACGTTGTCGTCCTGCGAAAAGGTGTATCAGTCAACATGAGAGGCGCTACTCTCCTCAACATGATGACACCCTCAATAACGGAGCTTAGGTCATTTCCCTTCTTGTGCAGGAAAGTGTCAAACAACCCCCATCAGCatggctcacagaacgggacacaAACATCACCCGAGACCAAAGACCAACTTGTGGAGAATGAGCCCACGGAGGAAGAGCAACGGAGACCCAAAAAGAAACCGAGCGAGTGTTCTGTGCTGCTCTTTCCCGGGCAGGGGAGTCAGTTCGTGGGTATGGGTCGCGGGCTTCTGAAATACAGAAACGTCAAGGACATGTTTGCCGTCGCGCAGAAGATACTGGGCTACGACTTGCTGTCTCTGTGCCTAGATGGACCAGAGGAGGAATTGATGAAGACAGTCCACTGTCAGCCCGCAGTGTTTGTCACATCACTGGCAGCTGTGGAGAGGCTGAACCACGAAAATCCAGCG gccattGAGAATTGTGTGGCTGCTGCAGGATTTAGTGTGGGAGAGTTTGCAGCCCTGGTGTTTTCTGGTGCCATGGATTTCGCAGAAG CGCTGTATGTGGTGAAGGTGCGAGCAGAGGCCATGCAGAAAGCGTCAGAGCTGATCCCCAGCGGCATGCTGTCGGTAATGGGACGGCCCCAGGCTAAGTACAAACATGCCTGTTTGCAGGCCAGGGAGCACTGCCTTAGCCTGGGCATCAAGGAGCCCGTCTGCAGCGTGGCCAACTACCTTTTCCCCGACGGGAGAGTCATCGCCGGCCACAAAGAG gcACTGGACTTCCTACAACAGAACTCGAGGAAACTTCACTTCCTGCGTGCGCGGCCGCTCCCGGTGAGTGGGGCCTTCCACACGGCGCTGATGGAGTCTGCCACCGAGCCCCTGAGAGACGTCCTCAGACAGGTGGAG GTACGTCGGCCCGAGATCAATGTGTACTCCAACGTGGACGCCAAGCGCTACATGCATGAGGGCCACGTGCGCAGGCAGCTGGCCAAGCAGCTGGTGTCGCCAGTGAAGTGGGAGCAGACCCTCCACGAGGTGTTCGAGAGGACCCAGGGTCAGAGCTTCCCCCACACCTACGAGGTGGGCCCCGGGAAGCAGCTGGGGGCCACGCTGCAGAAGTGCAACATGAAGGCCTACAAGAGCTACACACACGTGGACGTCACCACCCACGATGACTGA